The Arachis hypogaea cultivar Tifrunner chromosome 16, arahy.Tifrunner.gnm2.J5K5, whole genome shotgun sequence genome contains a region encoding:
- the LOC140180020 gene encoding uncharacterized protein, giving the protein MATARERIEGSEAAQYLRLRDYSNEILKTNPGTTVRIHTSPMPGLESFLFKRIYVCLNACKRGFVEGCRPFIGLDGTFLRRYYGGQLLIAIGANANNHIFPIAYAIVESENKDSWKWFLELLQDDVGDHAANGFNLMSDMQKGLIPVVKDIMPGAHHRFCAMHIYQNFRKQWPNLEMKAAMWACSKATTPQEFELAMGRVKRINQHAWEYLNKILLQQWSRSHFSEYPKIDFYTNNNCETFNGKIKKM; this is encoded by the exons ATGGCAACAGCAAGAGAAAGGATTGAGGGTTCCGAGGCTGCACAATATCTTAGGCTTCGTGACTACTCCAATGAGATACTGAAAACAAATCCTGGTACTACAGTAAGGATACATACATCTCCTATGCCTGGGTTGGAGAGTTTCTTATTTAAGAGAATTTATGTTTGTCTGAATGCATGCAAGAGAGGATTCGTTGAGGGATGTCGACCTTTTATAGGACTAGATGGCACATTTCTAAGAAGATACTATGGAGGCCAGTTACTTATTGCTATTGGAGCCAATGCAAATAATCATATCTTCCCAATAGCATATGCAATTGTTGAGTCAGAGAACAAGGACAGTTGGAAATGGTTCTTAGAGCTCCTACAGGATGATGTCGGTGACCATGCAGCAAATGGCTTTAACCTGATGTCGGACATGCAAAAG GGGCTAATTCCAGTAGTAAAGGACATCATGCCAGGTGCACATCACAGATTCTGTGCCATGCATATCTATCAGAACTTTAGAAAACAATGGCCAAACTTAGAAATGAAGGCTGCAATGTGGGCATGCTCAAAGGCTACTACACCACAAGAGTTTGAACTTGCAATGGGGAGGGTCAAGAGAATAAACCAGCACGCTTGGGAGTATCTTAACAAAATTCTCTTGCAACAGTGGTCAAGATCTCACTTCAGTGAGTACCCTAAGATTGACTTCTATACAAATAACAATTGCGAGACCTTCAACGGCAAAATTAAAAAGATGTGA